Part of the Sciurus carolinensis chromosome 7, mSciCar1.2, whole genome shotgun sequence genome, TTTCGCCCCCCAGAAAGCTTTCACTGCTGCCctaggggaaaaaacaaaaatgaaaacaaaaaccacaatatgaagtgaaaacaaagacttaatgttttttacattttctctatATAGATGTTCCTTTTATTCACTATTCAATTTTAGTTTGTAATGCATTGAGCTAATAGATGAATGCTTGGACTTACCAGGGTATAATGCTTATAgagatattatacatatttttatataaatgaattggTAGATTACAATAATCAAGTTTTAAAGTTGTGAGAAATACAACTGGATAacacaaatattcattaaataaatttttaagcaaTTGCTTTGTAAAATCCTAATAATTGCATTTAAATGCTCTCTCATGGCTAGGGAAACAAGTCAtgagatcatttttaaaagtatccaCATAAGAGATGGGGTAGCCTGAGCTAGCATTGTCACAGGAGGAATGACGGGAGCTGGACAGTTTCAAGACACGTGCCAGAGATATCATGGTCAGGATTTTACAATTCACTAGATGAGGGAGGGGGAGATGAGGAGGATGTTAATCAAAGGTGACAATGCATCCTGGTCATTCGCCTACCAATTAATAATTATGAAGATCAATACGAAGATCACAAACACACAGATAATGACTCCTATGGTCAGCACAAAAACTAGGACTGCATCAGTGTCTGGTCTGCTTGATCTTCTCATCTGCAATTCTAAAGAAAACACACCTGATGATTATTTCTACtggaaacaaagaaggaaattaaaatctaaatggaaattttatatttgaaaaacaactgtaggaaaatacaaaaagaattagtAGAAAGAAAATTGTTAACCTGACCTTGTTGTGCATGTTCAAAATATGCAtgttcaaacatacaaaaaagttgaaagaatataACAACAGACACCTAGATTACCACCACCTAGATAGTCCCATTAATATTTTACTGTTtcctccatccattcattcatccattcactatTAATCCATTAACTTATATTTTCATGTAGTCTAATATAACTAGCAGACATCTGCACAATTTCCCCCAAATTCTACAAGTGACCTATCATTAGCTAGAAttcaaaatttgcttttattttttctttgaggtaAAATACATGTATAATGAATTGCATAAAGATCTTAAATGTACATTTGCTTAGATTTGGCAATGGCAAACACACATATGTAATCAAATGCTGATCAAGATGAAGATGTTCCCATATCCCAGAAAGTTCCCTTGAGCCCCTCCCAGGTTAattcctgtcccagcctccagaagcAACCAGTGTTGGATTTGATCTTGTTTCCCACCAAAATTAGTTCCGCCTTTTCTAGAACTCCCTGTGAATGGGCACATTCTGCAAGTGGCCTATCATTAGCTTTGTGCTTTTTTGTGTAAAGCTTTCTTCACTCAGCACAAGTGTTTTAGAGATTCACCAACACTGTTAATATataattactttttctcttttttattcagaGTAATACTACAATTTATTTATCTTGCCACCGATGAAATGTTTGAAGGTTATTATAAAGTCCTGTGAACATTCTTGTAGAAGTCattttgtgaatatatattttcacttCTGTTGGATAActaagagtggaattgctgagttGTAGGGTAGATGTATACTTAGTCTTCTAAGAGCTGGTGAAGATTTTCTCAAACTGATTATATTGGCTATATACGTGTTGTGAGTTTCTCCCAGATTTTGGCTTGGCTATTCATTttccaagtgattttttttaagtgagcttaagtttttaaattttaatgaagtcttaCTACATTCAATATTTCCTTTTACGGTAGTCATTCTGTGAGTCTTGTCTAAGAAACCTTTTCCTACTACAAATCATGCAAATTTCCTccaatgttttcttcttaaaGCTTTATGGGTTTAATTTTTATGCTTAGGATTATGATAACtctctaatttttaatatatggtATAAAATTGAGGTTGAGGCTCATTGTTTTCTATACAAATATCCACACACCACTCTTAAATTAAGCCTTCTCTCCCATATCTGTCTACTCTTTCTTCAAAATCAGGCTATTAAAGAAACAAAGCTGGTTTATAGAATGTGTGGGAACACTGCTACACCACTGCTTTCAACAGTGGAAACTGTTGAAAAGTCAATTTATATCAAGGATAACTTGTTTTGTGAATTAAATTGCTTTCTTATGGCTCTTTCTATTCCCCAAATTCtagaatcattaaaaaaataatgctgaaaAGGACCATAGAGACCATCAGacccaaatataattttatacagtTAAGTAAAGCAAGGTCCAAGGAGATGTAATGATTTGCAAAAATTATGTTttgactattttaatatttttattttggtaagtGTCAGTCAATCAGAAGTAGTCTCCTCTATGGGAAATCTCCattgattatttttctgaatatttttttcctgtcctttaaaCACCATGGATTATTATAACTCTCCATTTTTCCTAGTAATTCTAGCGTATAAACTCAATATGATGATATTAAAGAGTTCCATGTATAATCAAGAAATTATATCCATGTTTGTATTCCTATTTTGATGgatttaaaagtcttttttatcttgaaataattttagatatacagaagtgttttttttttttttaacgtaaaAGACACCTTTGTGGAGAAATGCAAAAATTAGTTTCAATTTCTGTACTACCCTTCAACATTAGCCAGGAGAGGGTGGAAAGTGAAGCGTATAAAGATTTTAGTTCATTACAACAGTAGTCTCTCCAGAGTTACCTAGGCCGTTTTTacatctaaattttttaaaaggttgaaattttctaatgaaaaatagGTCCAATTTCAATACTCTCACTCTTTAGATATAAACGAAGCTTATGTGTAATGTCCTAGGGACACCATAACAAAGCACCACAAACTAGGtgacttaaaaacaacagaaatttattgtttcatagttctggaagcaCAACATAAGGCAGGGGATGTGATGTAAGAGCATGATCCCTCTGAAGGATCTAGGGGAGGATCGTTTGCTGCCCCTTCCAGCTTCCGGTAGCCCGACGTTTCTTGGTCTGTGGTAGCACACATccagtctctgtctctgttttcatGTGCCCGTCTGCTCCTATGTCTATGTCTTCACATGGCATTCTTCTgcctttcccctcctctctctgtctctgtctctttcccttctccaaatttccttcttataaggacaccagtcacattgGATTAAAGTCCATCCTACTCTACTAGGatctcatcttaactaattacatctgtgTTGATGCTATTTCCAAAAATGGCCACATTCTGAGTACTGGAAAGGCAGGACCCCAAAGTCTCTTTTCTGGGAGGAGGGCACACAATTTAACTCATAACAATGCCTATATATGAAAGACAACTCTTCTGGGAGTGAAAAAAGGTGATATATAAAAATGGAAGCCAATACAATGTTGTGTGGACATTTCTGTGATGTCCAGTCAAAAGGGTCTATTGCAGTGGTATACCCAATTGTCATTTTTGAAAGAATCCAATAGTGTGCATGTACTAAGACGACAAAGCTACACCACCCCGGGCTCTACAAGAGAAAGAAGTCAACTTTGCCTCAATAAAGGACAGGTATTTTGAGGTCTGTGTACCTGTCCTTAGCTTACACCCTAGCAAATTGCATTCTCCTTTCTAATCATGAGAGGAGTATGTACTACCTTGCAACATTAGCCAAGAGAACGTGGAGAGTGAGGAGTTTGAACTACAAACTACTTACCAGTCCTCCCAGGGCCCAGTAAGTGCACACAAAGGCCAAGAATGGTCCAGTTGCACTTATAATATCATAAACTAAGGCTAGCTGAGATATTTTTTAGCTTGATGCTTTGCTCCTGTTTTGTCTTTCTTTGgtactttattgaaattatttttttagtgttattAGCTTTAACCATGAATTTTTTAAGTTGCTAAATAGCACATCAAAAGAAGTTTAAATagtaaatagtttattttttagaatCACCCCCAAAACACTTTGCCctgttttcatttgaataaagATACCACATTACACTATGTGGTATCTCTAAACAAAAGCAGAAGCCATTTACCTGGGCTTCAAAAGTAGCTTTGAGAAATCCACAAACTCTCTTAAAATTACATATAACTTTTCCATGTTTGTATATTGGacattttttctcttaagaagATCCAGAGCCTTGATTGGATTCTCAAAAGAACTTGTGACCAAATCCCCCATGCCCCTAACAAAAATGATAACATTATAAATGGTTAAGAGcaactacacaaaaggaaatgataacCTGGATAAAGAAGACATCATACATTAAACCGAAAGGACATACATGCAGATCCATCTTACAAGGGAAACAATTTATAACATGGAAAAGTACATTCAGAACAAGATTTGCCTTTTGTGATATATTTTGAGAACTAAATTATTGCATtctcaaaaaacattttcttcgaatggatttttttaaaaaagtgctctGACTTcatgtttcttaattttattatttttctgtgccAACAGTTTTATAAACATTCTTGAGAATTCCATTAATCCACTTTCGCGTTTATGATGGAAGTAGATGCAAGAATATATTTCAAGTTAAAAGACTAGTCATTAAAGACCAGTTTCCCAAAGTGAGCCACATTTGACTTTACATTGTGAAAAAGAAGTTAAGTATTAGTTGGTAGAAAAGCTTCAATTATATAAACCAGTGATACTCAGTATAGTCACCAGCAGCAACAGCATCACCTACTCAAAAAGAAGCTCTAAGTTGGGGCTGGATAGAGACTTGTGTCTTACCAAGCTTTCCAGGTGATTTTGATGCTTTTTGAAGTATGAGATATAAGCAAACCAAAATTTTGCTAGGCACTTACCATTTGTTGTATAGACTGTGAATTTAACAGATGCTACTAGTTCAGAATTATCCAAGGTATCGCACTGGAAAGCCAAGGGGTGAACATCTCTTTGTACTTCCAGGATTGCTGAATCATTTCCAAGTATAACAGGTTgctagtaaaacaaaacaaaacaaaacccaaacaaagtaTCAATGTTCTTCACTTAAGGTCAGAAAACcatttatttcattcaaaaaaacaagagtcaCTGACTCTCTAAGTCCAGTATGTTAATTAATTGTGCATGTGGATTTTGTAGTCAGAAAATCCAGACTTCAGCTCTCAATGCTACCACTTCCTGCCTGTGTGACTGTAGACAAGTTATCCTGTACACATCAGTTAGTTATCTATACAATGGTATAGCAACCATAGGGTTGTTATATACTGAAGAAGAGATTCTGAccaggtgtgttggtgcacatctgtagtcccagctactcgggaggttgaggcagaagaatcgaaagttggaggtcagcctcagcaacttagtaagaccctaggcaatttagcgaaaacctgtctcaaaataaaaaaaaatgcaaagggttgtgactcagtagttaaacTACTCTGGGTTGAATCCTCGTTTCTTGGTAAAATTCTTTAATTAGTGTTAGCTACTGTCATTAATATACAACTTCCTATATAAATCAATGAAACCCTCATTTCCAAAATAGAACAGTTTATATAAAGTGAATGTTTTAAAGTTCTATTTATAGTTGACTTTAAGACATATAGAATGTCTTAAATCTCACTCAACAGTGAAAAATTTTGAAGTCCAATAATAATAAAGTTGCAtgatttttaacttctcttttgCAAACTGATTTTAAAGAGTTTTCTGAGAGTTATCTGAACTGGGATACAAATGTTATCACTTACTAGCAAGCACCAGATGACATATGTTCATTACTTACTTGGTCTGGCCTTAGAAGTTTCCACATATATTTGAAACGATTTACAGGAGAAGTATGAACACATGCCAGTCTAACACTTTCAAGACTTTCTGAAATTGGTTTACCccctgaacaaaagaaaaattaaatgcataaataCTATTGGGCATTACAACTTGCTTTACATACAACATTACTTTTAAGTCACTCCCAGTTTTAAAGAATCAGTTAGATGCTGCAAGTTATCAAATCTTATAATTGGAAGCTGGAATATAGTGGGGTAGGGGAGTGATGAAGGCAATGATAAAGTCACTGAAAAAAAAGACaccttgtctctctttttttaatgcaGAATAGATTCTGGAGAAGAAGTAAGGGCAATCAGTGATCTGTTACACTGAACTTTGAGGTCTGTTAGTGGCTTCCAATTTACTGGTTAGGAAACctcattagagatattgaaatgTCAGAATAGCATAATTGGATGCAGAACAGACCTCAAAGTTCCCAATTTAAGGTTTACCAACCCACCGATAAAATGCCATGACCAAAACATCAAAAGTGTTCCACTTGAGGACAGATTCAACCACAGACCCCAAATATAGAAGTTCCAGTGTACTGCGGACAATATATCTGTTAAATTTTAGACATCACTGAAAAATGTAAAGCCAAAGCAGAAAGTTACTCACAGTTATAAGTGTCTTGagatgtgaaaattaaattttgatgatTTCCTTTCAACGTACCCCTTGACCGTTTCCTTGCACTCAGTGGCAATCTAAGATTAAGGATATGTCCCCAGAGTCAACTCTTCCCCTCTGTCACCCTCCAATACTTACAGCCACAATCTGTTGGTCCACGGCATTCTTCCACTCGAACAATACACTTGGATTCGCCTCCAGGGCATCCATTTGTTAATATAACTTCTCTAACACCAACACCTTAGGTAGAAAGAAATGGGcaaatgttaaggaaaaaaactaaTTGAAGAAGGTATTTACTTTCTCACCCAGGTCTAGCTTCTCTTTTCTTGCTTCCATCTATTTACttattcagccttttttttttttttttttttttttttccggtgctggggatcaaacccagagccttgtgttgcaaggcaagcactctactgactgagctatctcctcagctcctagacttttttcttaatttcagaaatttaactcctaaaCTCACAATGATAATGTTTAGAATTTTCTGTGGCTCCTTGTtctgaataatttcaaaaaatagtattttctcaaattaattacataaaacaCTAGTTATTCTACAATCATATATGCATTTGAAAATGGTACATTAAGTAAAATGAAAGggacctcttttttcttttccttttctattagcccattatagctatacatagtagttgggttcattctgacaaaattacacatgcatggaattttatttcactccctgttcctcagcttttccctcccctcctttccctccataTACtacttcctctactctactgatcttcctttctctcatttacttatttttgattgATTCTTTCTACTTCTATGTAAAGGTGAAATTCcatgtggtgtatttatatatgtgcataacatgattttgttaaattcattccatttttcctcccctttttatgttccctcctccctcccttttgaTCATCTTCTATTCCACGGATCTTGCCTATATCTTTATAATATCCAATTtccccctccttctttcccttattttgctctagcttccacatatgatagAAACTTTCCCAATCTTGATTTTCTAAGACTGACTTTGCacaatgttctccatttccatccatttaccagaatatgccacaattttattcttctttataactgagtaaaactccattgtatatctataccacattttctttatgcattcacctgttgatggataCCCTGAGCTGATTACAttatttggctattgtgaattgtgctgctgtaaacatcaaGGTGGCTATATCACTACAGTaggttgattttagttcttttgggtaaaCACCAAGAAActgaatagctgggtcatatggtggttctattcctagtgttttgagaaatatccacactgctttccagagtggttgtactaatctgcagttctaccaacaatgtacagtgtactttttcctcacatccttgtcagcatttattgttttcttaataattggcattctgactggtgtgagatgaaatctcaatgcagttttgatttgtattgcCCTGATTGagagtgatgttgaacattttttcatataattgttgaccCTTTgggtgtcttcttttgagaaatgtctgtgtAGTTCCTTTGCTggtttattgactgggttatttattgtttgtttgtttgttgggtgTTAGgtgtttttagttctttacctgttctggatattaatcccctgtcagaggagcagcGGATAAAAAtgtcctcccattctgtaggctctcttttcatgtgaTATCTTTACTACAGAAGTTTTTGGAAACTtctaatatacaaataaattaatgtacTATTATGATCAATTCTCATTGATCTAAGATGCaaagattttacattttaacatctttgaaataagaatatattaatataattgtgGCATGGcagcatttttcctttttagaatacATAAAATGTGCTTCTTACAGCCAATAAAATCAGGTTTGATGACATACAGTAGTACACAGAATTCTCCAAACTTATGTGACTATGGAACTTTTCAGAGTGGGGGCACTGAACTTCTGgagaaaaatccaaaatcatattttaccataaatgatttttttaaatatttagattgaTAGTCTGTATTAAATATAGACAGAATAAACTATTAATAACAAAATCTCCATTTCCAACAAGATACTTTTTGTTACAGGAAATCAAATCTTTATTAACAATCCTACAGCTCTACTGAGTCAGTCTTTAATTGTCATAATTGAGGGAGATGATAAATTCTGGATCGGCAACATTGCTGAATACATCCAGTGATAAGATTGGCTTATGACAGTTAAGGAATAGACCTTGATTTTCTTGTCTACCAGATTCCCTCTTGCAACCACTACAAGGTGTTAATCATAAACCCATTTTGAAGGTATAGAAAAGCTAAAGATGAGAGGTGTCTTACAACaaacagtgcttctcaaatttaaGAATACATGCAAATCACATGGCGGTCTTACTAAAACGCAAATTCTGATTCAGTCTGTCTTGAGTACGTTTAAGCCATTCTGTGGACCATACTGAGTAGCAAGAAAGAGGACTTCTATAGGACAGGAGGTTAGAAGGCAAAAGCTGTCTTTTGATTAGGAGGGAGttgagccagacacagtggtacatgcctgtaatcccagaatcttggaaggctgaggcaagaggatcacaaatccaaggccagtctcagcaatttagtgataccatctttttaaaattaattaattaattaattaattaattaataaggctggagatgtagcttagtagtagagcacttgcccagcacgtaTGAaactttgggttcaattcctagtaaaggcaaaataaataaacaaattaattgaAAGAGGTGGCTGAGAATGGCTTTAGTATGGCTCCACATGAATTTATGATAGGTGCGCCTCTTTAGAGGCACAATCTTATTCtgaaatgcataaatattttccaagcagatattttacatatttatttagcaAAATACAGCTCATTGAGATATATGTAGGTATGCAATTTTCCAGGTAACACCTAAAAACCTgccaaaatgtaagaaaaaagtttttgagtgctaaaataatttttaggagTTAAATAGCATTTTCATTAaaacctttctcttttctatgtagttataaactgaaaatatttttaacattttataaccgaaatattacatttttggtttattttttctttagaacataTTACATGTGGCATATCTTTAACATATTATTTGTCTGTCTTTTCCTACTAAAATATACATTCTTTGAAGACaaagagttttgttttcttttgttggttttcactgtttATCCCTAGGACCTATAACAATGCCTAATATATaatagaccaaaaaaattaacataacaaaaaatcaatttttgATTGGATATACAATTCAATATACAATTTCTAAAGCatgcctttaattaaaaaaaaagcaacattaaTTACTGGAGctgtcataaaaataatttttttacctGTGAAAAATTTCAAGCAAGCAGCAAAAGAAAGATATAAACTACAAATGAGTAATCACAGGTTTATTACATAGATTCCCCTCATTTTGACTCTGACTTATATAAAGTTATGGTAAAAACCTGGTTTAAAATCACCTTTAGAGATTGAAAGAATAGTGGTTGCCAGGAACTGGAAGGAGTGGAGAGTTTGAGTTTAATGGGTGTGGAATTTCAGTTTGTGGTGCTAAAAAAGTTCAAgatggatagtggtgatggttgtacaacaatATGAATATGCTTAAGGCCACtaaattttacacttaaaaatagttaatacagtaacttttattttgagtatatatttaccataatttttaaaaactctacctcaaataaaaataattcaaatataatttttgacCAATAGTTTGCTCCCAAAAATTCTGATCAAGAGCCACAtaaatttttctgtcttcttacCCTCTTCATACCCTTCTTACCCTTCTAAAGCAGACTACTTTGGATAACTTAATTTCATTGTGAATCATCTAATGTTTCTCTGTACCCTAGTTTATGGCAGTGTTATCAAAGGATAGTCCTCTATTTAGCCATCaagaatgaaactatgtcatttgcaggaaaatgggtggaacttgagggcattatgttaagcgaaataagccaaactcataaaatcaagagttctttttttttctcttctgtgtagaaactagaaagaaaaaaataaaggtgtggGTTGGGGGAGAATctcatgaaacagaaaaacagaggaaagggaccaggaggaaggaagaaaagaggaaatggggaggtactagggactgaagttgatcaaattatattgttttattgtatgtatgtacaaatatgaaatagtaaactccaatattatgtataattataatgtgcaaatgaaaatatctagaaaaaattaaaggatggTCCTTTAGCTATCAGGCTCAGCTTCATTGTCAATtggttaaaatgcaaattcttaggCCCATTCACAGATCTAGAGAGTTAGAAACTATTGAGTAGGCCCCACAATCTGTTTTAATAAGCCCTTTAGGCACTTGGAATGgatgtttgagaaacactgaccTATAATAGCATATTTAGCCTTAATCCTACCCCCATGTAAGAGATTTTTTGTCCAATTTCTGTCCATGGAATGATCAAAATAAGTCTCATTCTTTAACATCCTCTTCCCCACAAAGCCaatactttttttccccaagacgTGACGTACAAATTGGAGAAATTGGAATAGACAATTACAAATAAGCATATTTCTTGATAGATTTGCCAACACATTATGTGGGAAGACATCTGTGAGATGCATTGGAAAATCTCTCATCTTCTgaacatctgtgaaatggagaaaatttcacTTTGGTGAAGACAGTTTATGTGCCAAAAAAATAATAGGGAGTtagcttaaaataaaacttaggGGTTGCAAACTGGAAATATCTTGCCTTTTGAAGCAATCAGCTGAGTGTTGTGTGTAAATTATAGTTGTTAGACATAGAAAGCAATGAGAGATGAATGAAAGTACACAAATTACAAGTAAACAATTACCACATTATCTGTCTTTACCTTCCCTCCCCGcaaaattggattatttgcctACTCTTTTCTACTTACCACACGTGACCGTGCACATTCCAAATTCGACTTCTTTGACTATTGTTTTATTCGGAACTAAATATAAAGCATAAAGATACAGTAGTTAATCATATGAAGACTTTTCTAAGTGGAAAACCTCTTACTTGGGGATGGGGGATACAAATACTTATCATATGGATAGcaagttattaaaaaattttttctattaaacCAGAGAAGTAAAACCATTTCTCATGTATCTACTATTTTCTAAATCAAAAGAAGCCTGAACTTTTAAAGAAGTTCATGAAACTAAGGAAATAACCTGCAAAGAAGGTTtgtatttaaaacatatataactTAAGGTTTTTTCAATCAGTTAATGCACAGTGagttaaaattcttttgaaagtcacaaaaatataaaaaggtcttagaattataagaaataaggacaatttttctattctctatttttaaaaactcacaagtGTATAATTTTCATCCAAAATCTTTATGCCTACTATTCATTAAAATTATGTGATCGATTGGTTTTACTCATTTTccagattaaaatgaaaaatttcaatattCTAAGAACATATTTCAATGCTTTCTTTAGCAGGATAATTAAGGAGCATATAACTTTGAGAAGCTAAAAATTCTTGGTTCTAAATCACGTTCTTTTTCTAATCATTTAGAAGAATTTGGCATGAATTCCACTAAATATCTTATATAACCAATTCTTTATAGCTCAGATTAAGACTGAAATCTctctataaaaaaacaaaatgaggtattagaaaaaatttataaaaggcaACGTATCTCAGGACAACAAATCACATGGAAAATTGCACTGAACTTCAAATCCAAAAAGCTGCTTCTATCACTAATAAGCTCTTTGAGTTTGAGCAAATTAATTCTGTCAGACCTAGTTAACCCTTGCTAAATTTGGAAAGGAGACTCTACCTTATTTGATGTTGTaggaattaaataagataatgtgtaCAAAATCATTCCATAAATTGTTTAGCACTATAAACATGCTTAAGATGTCATAATTACCCAAATTAAACTCATGGTATAGTTATTAATGtcatataatttgattttttcctattttgattATTGTAAAACCTCAATAGTTCCATAGACATTTCATT contains:
- the Spaca1 gene encoding sperm acrosome membrane-associated protein 1, with protein sequence MSPGGAGCSAGLLLTVGWLLLAGLQSSCGTNVTAIQDPSLSREGEGESESEGDNDNEEDTTTDNNESEVVENEATLPETEEAVPNKTIVKEVEFGMCTVTCGVGVREVILTNGCPGGESKCIVRVEECRGPTDCGWGKPISESLESVRLACVHTSPVNRFKYMWKLLRPDQQPVILGNDSAILEVQRDVHPLAFQCDTLDNSELVASVKFTVYTTNELQMRRSSRPDTDAVLVFVLTIGVIICVFVIFVLIFIIINWAAVKAFWGAKASTTEIHSELSSMRYKDSTSLDQSPTEIPGHEDDALSEWNE